A region from the Chrysoperla carnea chromosome 4, inChrCarn1.1, whole genome shotgun sequence genome encodes:
- the LOC123299331 gene encoding uncharacterized protein LOC123299331, with protein MINRIYPYYTSQKLLDNIQRICKTCNICKRNKSRGQTKYGLMSHLGPATKPFEIVSVDTIGGFGGQRSTKRYLHLLVDHFTRYAWILTSKTQSANDFIKLVQSTMEVGKIEIIMTDQYPGINSKEFKNYLKNQDIKLIFTALNAPFSNGLNERLNQTIINKIRCRINENTEKKAWTTIAKECIDRYNETEHSTTSFTPKYLLDGTDTSPLPDELKEDKTAEDWKTDRKLALQKTIKSHEYNKRLFDKNRKEHEFNEGDLVYVENGNKLNRKKLDELRIGPFEIIEKVSNSIYRIKTGRRNEETSLFHITKLLPIEQ; from the coding sequence ATGATAAACAGAATATACCCATATTACACATCACAAAAGCTGTTAGATAACATACAAAGAATTTGTAAAACATGTAAcatttgtaaaagaaataagTCTAGAGGTCAAACAAAATATGGATTGATGTCACACTTAGGCCCAGCTACAAAACCATTTGAGATAGTATCGGTTGATACAATTGGCGGATTTGGTGGCCAAAGATCAACAAAACGATATCTCCATCTTCTGGTCGACCACTTTACAAGATATGCATGGATTTTAACATCAAAAACTCAATCtgcaaatgattttataaaacttgtgCAAAGCACTATGGAAGTAGGAAAGATAGAAATTATAATGACAGATCAATACCCAGGAATTAAttcaaaagagtttaaaaactaTCTCAAGAACCAAGACATTAAGCTTATATTCACAGCCCTAAATGCACCGTTCTCAAACGGACTAAATGAAAGACTAAATCaaacaataattaacaaaataagatGCAGAATTAATGAAAATACAGAAAAGAAAGCTTGGACAACGATAGCAAAAGAgtgtatagatagatataacGAAACAGAACATTCAACTACGAGCTTTacaccaaaatatttattagatggAACAGACACAAGTCCACTACCAGACGAACTCAAAGAAGATAAGACTGCAGAAGATTGGAAAACTGATAGAAAATTAGCCTTACAGAAAACTATAAAGTcacatgaatataataaaagattgtttgataaaaatagaaaagaacATGAATTTAATGAAGGAGACTTAGTATATGTTGAAAACGGAAATAAACTAAACAGGAAAAAATTGGATGAACTCAGAATTGGTCCATTTGAAATAATAGAAAAGGTATCAAACTCAATCTACAGAATAAAAACCGGGAGAAGAAACGAAGAAACATCATTGTTCCACATAACAAAATTACTACCAATAGAGCAATGA